The DNA segment TTTATTGTATGGTGGGTAACCTAGGGTTAAATaaataagagttaaaatatatttacaaaagtaCCCATCACTTatatacaaagtggtaacaaactttactttaatttatataaTGTATAAAGATTTAAGAAAAATAATTAGGGGGGGGAGgggggcgatcctatataatttttaaaatttccgGACGAAAAATCAGAAcctatacacttctaaccgaaatattggggtgggcgggtgcacccccgggcaGCAACAAACCTTCGCCCCTGCCTGTTCTCTCTCTAGCAAGTTTCTTAAGTGGTGGTTAGGTGGTGGTACCATAGTGGTAGTGGCCAAATGGTTGCGGTGCTGCGAGTGACGTTTGGTGGTGAGGGTGTTGTATTGTGGTAGAGATGGGGGAGTTGAATTATTGAGGCGGGGGATGAAAGATAGAAAGGGTTCTAAAAATGTGAAGCTATGTGTACCAAATTCAAAGCCATTGTACAACTTGAACAAATAGACAAAACGACTTGAATATATTGTTAATTTGGTTGTGTGATAAATTGCATTTATATTTTCTGGTGTATAGTGGTATCGATGAAATTCAATGCATAATCATCCAAAATAAAAATTAGCCACAGTTTACCGGTTTGTTTTCAAAGCGGTTTATATTTTTTCAATGAAATTCAAAGTGACAATATTGTTGTTACATGCTTAGATAGCGACCCACTTTTGTGTTCCTTTATGTTCATTATATCTGTCATCGCTAGCCAACATGCCATATCGTCACTACGTGTTTAGCCGACACGTCGAACCTATGCAACACCCGCAGCGAAGCACGCCATACTGTCACTACATGTATAGCCGACATGTCTGACCGCGATGCTACTACGTGTTTAGCCGACATGTTGAAACCGTGCAACGCCCGCGGCGTAGCGCGGGTACACCTACTAGTAcgattaaaaaacaaaagtatgaTGTGTATAATTTTCCAAACTTAAGGTCCACATCATAACAACCCTTTTTTGTGTAGAGTTCAAACAAAATTAATGCTTTACCTTCCGCAATCGATGTTTTTCACTCTTTATCATGTCAATATGGAAGCCGTGTGTGGCTACGGGCGGATGGATGTTTGTTCCAGGGGTGgtagacatttgtctctgaacggttaagcattatactgtcttataatggttcagaccttttactggttcaacacCTAGGGGctatttgtttacctcttaacgaGGCTCTTAAttattcagacctcttactagttcagcacttaatggttcagactgtttgtttcacaagcagatgtctgaatggtttagaTATTTGCCTCTGAATAGTTAAAATTTATACGTAAGGTCACAAATGTAAATTTATACTACActgaaaagtttaaaaaaatatgGAAGGTGaagtaaatattaaaaatatataacgaTGATGAATACAACTTTGTAAAATCGGGTTGCAATTAGAAGAAATTGCGATTGTTAAATTAAATAAGGAAAACACACTCTCATATTTTATAGTTTGGTCTttgtggtttgggcagttttgtcattttagtccaaatctcaaactttttaaatttgggtccctatggtttgcattttgttgccattttagtccaaatctaaAAAACTCTCAATTTTACTGTTCCAGCATCCTTTTTTTGTCTTTATCTGCAGGGGTAGTGTTGTccatttaattttaattaaaacaatttctttattaaaaaaaacccCCAAATATAAATACCCCCTATCAGAGACCAgttacatcatcatcttcaacctcccaAGCGAAACCCTAACCAGAGATCAAACtcaaaaaaaaccctaacccacaGGAGATCGAAGCAACGACAATGGTGGTTTGCACTTGTGGAGCCTCAACCTCACCGAGAACCTCATGGACAACACAAAACCCAGGTCGTCGTTTTCACCGGTGCAACAAACCATCAAGTTGTGAATTCGTTGCTTGGGCTGAGCCACCAAAGATTGAGAACCCGGCTGTGATGATTCCTGCACTGTTGGACACCATCAAGCGGCATGAACAGAATGCAAGACAGATGTTTGCTCGGAACATAAAGCTTGAAGAAGAAGCTAAAAAATTGGCACAGGAGAAGAACGTGCTTAAAGTTATCTTAGGTTTCAGTTTTTTGTTGTTCATGTTTTACTATGTTAAGTCTGGTTAGGGTTTGACTTTTGTTTGGATTTTGTAAGTTTGGTCTGTACTATCAACCTGCTAATATGGTTGTTTTGTAAGTTtgtaatggaaagtttggggcttTTTGTAATGAATCATCTAATGTGTTGTGCATTTAAGGTCTTATGACAATGTGCTGAAATGTGCCGACATGTGCATCTAATGTGTTGTGCATCTAATGTCTTATGACAATGTGCCGACATGTGCATCTAATGTCTTATGACACTATGCAGTTTACCAAACGTGCACCAAATACCAAATGTGCAGTTTACCAAATGTGCAGCCAAACAGTTTACCAAATCTGTACCAAACAGTTTAACATACGTGAGCCAAATGTGTACAAAATATGCAGCCAAATACTAAATAACAGTTTAACATAACAAATGTGCAGCCAAATACCAAATATGCAGCATTTAACATACCAAAACAAATCTGCAAAGTGCAGTCTTTAACATTACAACTGACCATCAATACCAAACATACATAAACACTTTCATGAACTAATGTACAAAAACATAAGTACCAAGCAACCATTAACACTAAAAGTTAAGCAGTTTGACATGAACTAATGTACCAAAACAGTTTGACACAGACTGTAAACATCACTGTTTGAAACAAACTGCAAAAATGTCAACTGTAGTCAACCTAAGCATGTGCTTGAACATTCAACCTAAGCCTGTGGCCCCCCTAACCTTGTGCCCCTTCCTGACCTTGTGCCCCTGCCTGTGCTTGTACCCCTTTCCTTCTAGACTTGCCACAAGTTCTTTTGTTATGCCCCACACCCTTGCAGATTTTACATGTCACTGAGCCTCCCTTCCTTGGCAACTTACCAGTTGCAGGGATCATGTTGCTGACATTCTCAACAGATTCGGTAACTTTAGCCTTCTTTTTTTCCTTTGAAGCTGCAACTTTAGCCTCTGCAATCTCCTGTGCAGACTTCTTTCGTTTCTTTTTTGGTCTCCTGATTTGGACGTGATACCTTGGAGGGATCAAAGTGGTTGGGCATGCAGATTTAGGCTACAAATCACTGCCATTAACTGGTTCTACATTATGCTTGTAAACCTCAACCCAAGACTCAACCCAATACACTAGATGTACCCATTTTTCAGGAACTCCATCACCTTTACCATGCAATCCCATGTTCCAGATACATGCCACTGCATGTCTACATGGGATGCCTGTTAGATCCCATCTCCTACAAGAGCATGTTCTTTCATCTAATATCACAACTCTCTGGTCTTGGTGGTCATTGAAGTGTGTGCTAACCTGAAACTTTGTTCCTCCAGTCCATATCACAATGTATTCTGCAGCCTCAGTCTTTGCAGTTTGAAGCACAGCAGTAGCAGCTGTTGTTAATGGGCTTTTGCACTTGCCAATCTTGTTATTCACCACAACAATCTTCTTCATAAGGTACTCTCTGATATACTCAAGGCAGGTTATTATAGGCTTGTCCCTACCTTGTATCAATTGCCTATTGAATACCTCACAGATGTTATTCAGCAAAATATCACACCTAGCCCTGCCTGGAATATGTTCAATTCAATTAATTAACATGATCAAAACAAGTCAACTGAAAACAATTCAAGTGGTAAATTACATACCTATGAAGTAGGCTCTGACCCATTGTTTGCTTGGAATTTCTTTTAGCCAATCATGTAGTCATTTGTCCTTATCAAGAACTGCCTTCATAACCTTTTCAAACTCAGGAACTGCTGATGCAGATGCACAGTTCCACAACAGGTTTTTGTATTTATCACCACCCCCTTTTGATTTCATATTTTCATGTATATGTCTCAGGCAATATCTGTGCTCCGAGCTTGGATACACTTTCAGTATAGCAGGTATCAATCCCTAGCAAATCATTGAACAATAGTTACCTTTTGCCTGTCAGTTATGAAGGTGAAATTACTGTTATGTTCCAGTTCA comes from the Helianthus annuus cultivar XRQ/B chromosome 4, HanXRQr2.0-SUNRISE, whole genome shotgun sequence genome and includes:
- the LOC110933463 gene encoding uncharacterized protein LOC110933463; translation: MVVCTCGASTSPRTSWTTQNPGRRFHRCNKPSSCEFVAWAEPPKIENPAVMIPALLDTIKRHEQNARQMFARNIKLEEEAKKLAQEKNVLKVILGFSFLLFMFYYVKSG